In Arcanobacterium wilhelmae, the following are encoded in one genomic region:
- the coaA gene encoding type I pantothenate kinase yields MPYVTFNHDEWAALAQATALPLTDRDLARLSSLGDPISLEEADAIYRPLSAIIQMFAGAQGALFARAKEFLGFSQPRTPFIVGIAGSVSVGKSTTARLLRELLSRWPGTPNVALVPTDGFLMPNAELEARGILGRKGFPESYTPGALTKFLDDIKSGRDAEVPVYDHVSYDIVPGKSITVSSPDILIVEGLTLLQPAKLDERGEYAGVYDYFDFTIYLDAPETSLEEWYVDRFLKLRTTAFSDPRSYFTNYAGLSDQQAASTARDIWRAINLPNLRENIAPTRSRATVVLTKGADHRIEKIHLKRL; encoded by the coding sequence ATGCCGTACGTGACTTTTAACCACGATGAATGGGCTGCACTTGCGCAGGCCACCGCGCTTCCGCTCACGGATCGTGATCTAGCGCGCCTGTCCTCGCTTGGCGATCCGATCTCGCTCGAGGAAGCCGATGCAATCTACCGTCCCCTGTCAGCGATCATCCAAATGTTCGCTGGAGCCCAGGGAGCACTGTTTGCCAGGGCGAAAGAATTCCTCGGCTTCTCACAACCTCGCACGCCGTTCATCGTCGGAATCGCCGGCTCGGTCTCCGTGGGCAAATCCACCACCGCACGTCTCCTTCGCGAACTCCTCTCGCGTTGGCCAGGCACGCCGAACGTTGCACTCGTCCCCACCGACGGCTTCCTCATGCCCAACGCCGAACTCGAGGCGCGCGGCATCCTCGGCCGTAAAGGCTTCCCCGAGTCCTATACACCTGGCGCCCTCACCAAGTTCCTTGACGACATCAAGTCCGGGCGCGACGCCGAAGTGCCAGTCTACGACCATGTTTCCTATGACATCGTCCCTGGAAAATCCATCACCGTTTCCAGCCCCGATATCCTCATCGTCGAGGGCTTGACGCTCCTCCAGCCCGCCAAGCTCGACGAACGCGGCGAATACGCTGGAGTGTACGACTACTTCGACTTCACCATCTACCTCGACGCTCCTGAAACGAGCCTCGAAGAATGGTACGTAGACCGCTTCCTGAAACTGCGCACCACGGCGTTCTCCGACCCGCGCTCCTACTTCACCAACTACGCGGGCCTGTCCGACCAGCAGGCCGCCTCCACGGCGCGCGACATTTGGCGCGCCATTAACCTCCCCAACCTTCGTGAGAACATCGCACCGACGCGTTCGCGCGCCACCGTCGTCCTCACGAAAGGTGCCGACCACCGCATCGAGAAAATCCACCTCAAGCGGCTCTAA
- the glmS gene encoding glutamine--fructose-6-phosphate transaminase (isomerizing), giving the protein MCGIVGYVGQAVSARPLDVVLEGLSRLEYRGYDSAGVAVAANGGVDLRKKQGRVDNLRESLVASPVGEGMAAIGHTRWATHGVPSDRNSHPHASANGKVAIVHNGIIENYRELRNELEDDGVTFASDTDSEVIAHLLARKLAEGVEITEAMRQVARRLEGSFATVAVSADHPDVLVGARRNSPLVIGIGEGENFVGSDVAAFVGSTTTAMAVDQDRIVTLRADSVEIRDFDGNVVEGKTYEVEWNAEMAMHDGYDTYMEKEIHEQPTAVAETLRGRMVDGALTLDELRISEEELRSVDKIIVVACGTAAYAGHVAKYAIEHWCRIGVEVELAHEFRYRDPILTPRTLVVAISQSGETMDTLMAVRHAREQGSRVLSIVNTYGSTIARESDAVLYTHAGPEVAVASTKAFTAQITATYLLGLYLAQLRGNKFPDEVATYLEELSRMPGRIEAVLEQEDKIKSLAKRMQDVDSVLFLGRHVGFPIALEGALKLKELAYIHAEGFAAGELKHGPIALVEEGLPVFFIVPTPRRPLLHSKVISNIAEVRARGARVVAIAEEGDGAVDEISEFVIRVPRSTPTLMMPLVTVVPLQIFAGALAAAKGYDVDKPRNLAKSVTVE; this is encoded by the coding sequence ATGTGTGGAATCGTTGGATACGTTGGCCAGGCCGTTTCGGCCCGCCCGCTCGATGTTGTTCTTGAAGGTCTGTCGCGTCTGGAGTACCGCGGCTACGATTCGGCGGGCGTGGCAGTTGCCGCGAACGGCGGCGTAGATCTGCGAAAGAAGCAGGGCCGCGTAGATAATCTCCGTGAGTCGCTTGTAGCTTCGCCGGTGGGAGAGGGGATGGCTGCGATCGGCCACACGCGCTGGGCAACCCACGGCGTCCCGAGTGATCGCAATTCGCACCCGCACGCTTCGGCGAACGGCAAGGTGGCGATCGTTCATAATGGCATTATTGAGAATTATCGCGAACTTCGTAACGAGCTCGAAGACGATGGCGTGACTTTCGCGTCGGATACGGATTCTGAGGTGATCGCTCACCTGCTCGCACGCAAGCTTGCAGAAGGCGTGGAGATCACTGAGGCGATGCGCCAGGTGGCGCGCCGTCTGGAGGGGTCGTTTGCGACTGTTGCAGTGAGTGCGGATCATCCGGATGTTCTTGTTGGCGCTCGCCGTAATTCGCCGCTTGTGATCGGTATTGGCGAGGGCGAAAATTTCGTGGGTTCGGATGTTGCGGCTTTCGTCGGTTCGACGACGACGGCGATGGCGGTCGATCAAGATCGCATCGTCACCTTGCGTGCGGATTCGGTCGAGATCCGCGATTTCGATGGCAACGTTGTTGAAGGGAAGACGTACGAGGTTGAGTGGAACGCCGAGATGGCGATGCACGACGGCTACGACACCTACATGGAGAAAGAAATCCACGAGCAACCCACCGCGGTTGCTGAGACGTTGCGTGGCCGCATGGTTGATGGTGCGCTGACGCTCGATGAGCTTCGTATTTCGGAGGAAGAGCTGCGCAGCGTGGATAAGATTATCGTTGTGGCATGTGGTACTGCTGCTTATGCAGGGCATGTCGCCAAGTACGCGATCGAGCACTGGTGCCGTATCGGCGTCGAGGTTGAGCTTGCGCACGAGTTCCGTTACCGTGATCCGATCCTGACCCCGCGCACGCTCGTCGTCGCGATTTCACAGTCGGGTGAAACGATGGATACTCTGATGGCGGTTCGTCACGCACGCGAGCAGGGTTCGCGCGTCTTGTCCATCGTGAACACGTACGGTTCGACGATCGCGCGTGAGTCGGATGCTGTGTTGTACACGCATGCTGGCCCGGAGGTGGCTGTGGCCTCCACGAAGGCGTTCACCGCGCAGATCACCGCAACATATTTGCTCGGCCTCTACCTTGCGCAGCTTCGCGGCAACAAGTTCCCGGATGAAGTTGCGACGTATCTGGAGGAGCTTTCACGCATGCCGGGTCGTATCGAGGCGGTGTTGGAGCAGGAAGATAAGATCAAGAGCCTTGCGAAGCGGATGCAGGATGTTGATTCGGTACTTTTCCTGGGCCGTCATGTTGGTTTCCCGATTGCGCTCGAGGGTGCTTTGAAGCTGAAGGAGCTGGCATACATTCACGCTGAGGGCTTTGCCGCTGGCGAACTCAAGCACGGTCCGATCGCTCTCGTGGAGGAAGGCCTGCCGGTGTTCTTCATTGTGCCGACCCCGCGTCGTCCGCTTTTGCACTCGAAGGTGATTTCGAATATTGCGGAGGTTCGCGCTCGCGGTGCTCGCGTCGTTGCGATTGCCGAGGAAGGCGATGGAGCAGTGGACGAGATTTCGGAGTTCGTGATTCGCGTTCCGCGTTCGACGCCGACGCTCATGATGCCACTGGTAACTGTTGTCCCGTTGCAGATTTTCGCTGGCGCTTTGGCGGCGGCGAAGGGTTACGACGTCGACAAGCCGCGTAACCTGGCGAAGTCCGTGACTGTGGAGTGA
- a CDS encoding bifunctional ADP-dependent NAD(P)H-hydrate dehydratase/NAD(P)H-hydrate epimerase, with the protein MLRSYLPHDVAAAERPLLDAGEPLMALASFACAQAVIADLHARGARVSGSAVLVVAGRGNNGGDALFAGAILARRGVAVKVAHLPGAHAEGLAAARAAGVRTVELEGTPADLHVLRGLAAWGGTWIDGLLGIGASGAVREPVASWIEALNEERAASPDEPHVIAVDVPSGVGVGDGTLPGPVLAADMTVAMGARKPAHLVPPASLVCGRIVDVPIGIESNLPKEAEVCALGDADVADLWLVPGPRDHKYTRGVLGMLTGSRTYPGAALLGIGGALAVGPGMVRYLGGADVTGVFPEVVTAPGRVQAWVIGSGLDDLSEAKRVLADAVAEGVPVILDAGAVALAATQQLPQVTVLTPHAGELSTLLGELSQPMSREEIEAAPLAAARAAARATGAIVVAKGAIDVIAGPNGMAYAQGGAPGWRGVAGAGDTYAGVLGGILAGVEPTQEAAAAAAAAASHLHARAAQRAARSNGRIGRPIRAREISSALPDVIDEILNGES; encoded by the coding sequence ATGTTGAGATCGTATTTGCCACATGATGTTGCGGCGGCAGAGAGGCCGCTGCTGGATGCAGGCGAGCCGCTGATGGCGCTCGCTTCGTTTGCCTGTGCACAGGCGGTGATTGCGGATCTGCATGCGCGTGGAGCACGGGTGAGCGGATCTGCGGTTCTTGTTGTGGCGGGCCGCGGAAATAACGGTGGGGATGCGCTGTTCGCTGGCGCGATCCTTGCGCGGCGAGGAGTGGCGGTGAAGGTCGCGCACCTTCCTGGTGCGCATGCCGAAGGCCTTGCCGCAGCGAGAGCGGCGGGTGTGCGAACGGTTGAGCTTGAGGGCACACCGGCGGATCTTCACGTGTTGCGTGGGCTTGCCGCGTGGGGTGGAACCTGGATCGATGGTCTGTTAGGGATCGGAGCGTCGGGTGCGGTGCGTGAGCCTGTTGCCTCGTGGATCGAGGCGTTGAATGAGGAACGTGCGGCGAGCCCTGATGAGCCACATGTGATCGCTGTGGACGTGCCCAGCGGCGTTGGTGTTGGCGATGGAACATTGCCGGGGCCGGTGCTTGCGGCAGACATGACGGTGGCGATGGGCGCGCGCAAGCCGGCGCATCTGGTGCCACCGGCGTCGTTGGTGTGCGGCCGTATTGTGGACGTGCCGATCGGCATTGAGTCGAACCTGCCAAAGGAAGCGGAGGTGTGTGCGCTAGGTGATGCGGATGTGGCGGATCTGTGGCTAGTTCCTGGACCTCGTGATCACAAGTACACGCGTGGCGTGCTTGGGATGCTGACGGGTTCGCGCACATATCCGGGGGCCGCGCTTCTCGGAATCGGAGGCGCTTTGGCTGTGGGGCCGGGAATGGTCCGGTATCTCGGCGGGGCCGACGTCACTGGTGTGTTTCCTGAGGTTGTCACGGCACCTGGCCGGGTACAAGCTTGGGTGATCGGCTCAGGGCTGGACGATCTGAGTGAGGCGAAGCGCGTGCTTGCGGATGCGGTGGCTGAGGGTGTGCCGGTTATTCTCGACGCTGGGGCAGTGGCGCTCGCGGCGACGCAACAGTTGCCACAAGTAACTGTTCTCACTCCGCATGCTGGTGAATTGAGCACGCTGTTGGGGGAGCTGAGTCAGCCAATGAGCCGCGAAGAGATTGAGGCTGCGCCGCTTGCAGCTGCTCGCGCCGCTGCACGGGCCACCGGAGCCATTGTGGTTGCGAAGGGCGCGATTGATGTGATCGCAGGGCCGAACGGCATGGCTTACGCACAGGGCGGAGCGCCGGGGTGGCGTGGGGTCGCAGGCGCGGGAGATACCTATGCTGGCGTCCTCGGAGGTATTCTCGCAGGTGTTGAACCGACCCAAGAGGCCGCGGCCGCCGCGGCGGCGGCCGCCTCCCACCTCCACGCGCGGGCGGCGCAGCGCGCCGCCCGTTCGAACGGTCGCATTGGGCGACCCATCCGAGCTAGGGAGATTTCTTCCGCGTTGCCCGATGTTATCGACGAAATCCTGAATGGAGAATCATGA
- the alr gene encoding alanine racemase, with the protein MSYPSRAYISKSAFEHNLEVARELAPTMAIVKANAYGHGIEFISRWGLGAGVEWFGAAQLEEALHLRHLVGPVPRVFTWIYAPGANLRAAVENVLDVSVGSQWALRELATAAREVGATARVHVEVDTGMARGGVNPSDLDALAAELCRLQAEGAIEVVSLWSHLANADSDDDSLTIAQTARFEEARAAFAQAGVVPEMFHLAASGGALWHPATRYDMIRPGAMLYGLSPNMRRASAESLGLEPVMRLEADVVAVRDVPAGTGISYGHTEIAVGGHLAVVPLGYGDGIPRSASRNAYVSLGGERAKIMGNVCMDQFIVEVPGAAEGDVAVLFGGAHAPSADDWGEAAGTIGYEIVTRIGPRVARIPVA; encoded by the coding sequence ATGAGCTACCCGTCGCGCGCCTATATTTCGAAGAGCGCATTTGAACACAATCTTGAGGTTGCTCGCGAACTTGCGCCCACAATGGCGATCGTGAAGGCGAATGCTTATGGGCACGGCATTGAGTTCATTTCTCGCTGGGGCTTGGGTGCTGGTGTGGAGTGGTTCGGTGCGGCTCAGCTGGAGGAAGCTCTTCACTTGCGGCACTTGGTGGGGCCGGTTCCCCGTGTTTTCACGTGGATCTATGCTCCGGGGGCGAACTTGCGTGCGGCTGTGGAGAACGTCCTGGATGTGAGCGTGGGGAGCCAGTGGGCGTTGCGAGAGCTCGCTACCGCTGCCCGCGAGGTTGGGGCGACCGCCCGTGTGCACGTGGAGGTCGATACCGGAATGGCCCGCGGGGGAGTGAACCCCTCTGATCTCGATGCTCTGGCGGCCGAGCTTTGTCGACTCCAGGCGGAAGGCGCCATTGAGGTGGTGAGCTTATGGAGCCACCTCGCCAATGCTGATAGTGATGATGATTCGCTGACGATTGCTCAAACGGCTCGTTTCGAAGAGGCTCGTGCGGCCTTTGCGCAGGCTGGGGTCGTGCCTGAGATGTTCCATCTCGCCGCTTCGGGAGGTGCGCTGTGGCATCCGGCCACCCGATACGACATGATCCGCCCGGGAGCGATGCTGTACGGTTTGTCTCCGAATATGCGCCGGGCAAGCGCCGAGTCCCTTGGCCTGGAACCCGTGATGCGTCTGGAAGCTGATGTTGTTGCTGTTCGCGATGTTCCCGCGGGCACCGGAATTTCATACGGGCACACGGAAATCGCCGTCGGCGGACATCTCGCCGTGGTCCCGCTGGGCTACGGCGACGGTATCCCGCGATCGGCGTCGCGCAACGCATACGTGAGCCTCGGTGGCGAACGAGCCAAGATTATGGGAAACGTGTGTATGGATCAGTTCATCGTGGAGGTCCCGGGAGCTGCTGAGGGTGATGTCGCCGTTCTCTTTGGAGGCGCTCACGCCCCGAGTGCGGACGATTGGGGAGAAGCTGCAGGCACTATCGGGTATGAGATAGTCACCAGGATTGGCCCGCGAGTGGCACGGATCCCTGTGGCCTAA
- the tsaE gene encoding tRNA (adenosine(37)-N6)-threonylcarbamoyltransferase complex ATPase subunit type 1 TsaE, which produces MVSLLVPQAVDIQAVGYAIGQAAEPGDLVMLNGPLGAGKTTMTQGIARGLGIEGAIASPTFVIAQIHHGRIDLVHVDAYRLNSIEEIDALDLDTSLEDSLTVVEWGSGKVEMLAEDRLEIQIVRPEGSNEGEEVEDLYEDAPRTLTFVTHGPRSQALADSVLADPKVAHLERA; this is translated from the coding sequence ATGGTTTCTCTACTAGTTCCTCAGGCCGTCGATATTCAGGCGGTTGGTTATGCAATTGGTCAGGCTGCCGAACCCGGCGATCTCGTGATGCTCAACGGCCCACTCGGCGCCGGAAAAACAACAATGACGCAAGGCATCGCCCGTGGCCTTGGCATCGAGGGCGCGATCGCGAGTCCTACGTTCGTGATCGCGCAGATTCATCACGGGCGTATCGATCTGGTGCATGTGGATGCCTACCGTTTGAACTCGATCGAGGAGATCGACGCACTCGATCTTGATACGTCTCTCGAGGATTCTCTGACGGTTGTGGAATGGGGTAGCGGCAAGGTTGAGATGCTTGCGGAGGATCGTCTTGAGATCCAGATTGTCCGCCCCGAAGGCTCGAACGAGGGGGAAGAGGTGGAGGATCTCTATGAGGATGCTCCACGAACTCTCACGTTTGTGACACACGGGCCGCGCTCGCAGGCGCTCGCGGATTCAGTTCTCGCTGATCCGAAGGTTGCGCATCTGGAGCGCGCATGA
- the tsaB gene encoding tRNA (adenosine(37)-N6)-threonylcarbamoyltransferase complex dimerization subunit type 1 TsaB, translating to MTTLTIDTSAGISIGVVGENFEVLAARHETDSRHHAEHLTPMVAEVLKEAGISRPDLIVAGTGPAAFTGLRAGLMTARALGRGWGVPVEGVSSLEVLALAAADAGAQEVVSVIDARRKEVYALRARPMGADDVAVITEARVLKPAALAEELAKEPAVLAAPSEDLYPDELGERTVVHADPAVMVRLAASRKARVEAGEDLDLGTEPQYLRRPDVHGGAHAQPKAEGNPYQ from the coding sequence ATGACAACTCTGACGATTGATACATCTGCCGGTATCTCGATCGGCGTGGTTGGCGAGAACTTTGAGGTTCTTGCTGCGCGCCACGAAACGGATTCACGCCATCACGCCGAGCATCTCACACCCATGGTGGCCGAGGTTTTGAAGGAAGCGGGTATTTCGCGCCCGGATCTGATCGTGGCCGGCACCGGTCCGGCAGCATTCACGGGCCTGCGCGCGGGGTTGATGACAGCCCGCGCACTCGGCCGCGGCTGGGGTGTTCCGGTTGAGGGAGTTTCCTCCCTCGAGGTGCTGGCGCTCGCGGCCGCCGACGCCGGTGCTCAAGAAGTAGTGAGTGTGATCGACGCTCGGCGCAAGGAAGTCTATGCGCTTCGTGCCCGCCCGATGGGCGCCGACGACGTCGCGGTGATCACCGAGGCTCGTGTGCTCAAGCCGGCCGCACTCGCTGAGGAACTCGCGAAGGAACCAGCCGTTCTCGCAGCGCCGTCGGAGGATCTGTACCCGGACGAGCTCGGGGAGCGCACGGTGGTTCACGCTGATCCGGCGGTGATGGTTCGCCTAGCGGCGTCGCGGAAAGCGCGCGTGGAGGCTGGCGAGGATCTGGATCTGGGCACTGAGCCGCAGTACTTGCGCCGCCCGGATGTTCACGGCGGCGCACACGCGCAGCCGAAGGCCGAGGGTAATCCGTACCAGTGA
- a CDS encoding GNAT family N-acetyltransferase gives MRFRPVRPGDAARLARFDARVFGPDAWPLAVWQQAVEAPGQLYLLVESEPEPPQTAGEVIALGGVGFGPEAEILTIAVAEQARERGIGGELLSELIAAAWAEGAEAIFLEVRAKGEEAQRLYQRAGFTVVGRRKNYYSDDDALIMKLEPSASAERKQTNER, from the coding sequence GTGAGATTCCGTCCGGTTCGGCCTGGGGATGCGGCCCGGCTCGCGCGGTTTGATGCGCGCGTGTTCGGGCCGGATGCGTGGCCGCTTGCCGTGTGGCAACAGGCTGTTGAGGCTCCTGGCCAGCTCTACCTGTTGGTGGAGAGCGAGCCGGAGCCGCCGCAAACTGCGGGTGAGGTGATCGCGCTCGGCGGTGTGGGATTTGGCCCGGAGGCCGAGATCTTGACGATCGCTGTCGCCGAGCAGGCGCGCGAGCGGGGGATTGGCGGCGAGCTCCTCAGCGAGCTCATCGCTGCCGCCTGGGCGGAGGGCGCCGAGGCGATTTTCCTCGAGGTCCGGGCGAAAGGCGAGGAGGCGCAACGCCTCTACCAGCGGGCCGGGTTCACTGTGGTGGGCCGGCGTAAAAACTACTATTCCGACGACGACGCACTGATTATGAAACTCGAGCCATCGGCGTCAGCGGAGAGAAAACAAACGAACGAAAGGTGA
- the tsaD gene encoding tRNA (adenosine(37)-N6)-threonylcarbamoyltransferase complex transferase subunit TsaD → MGVEKLVLGIESSCDETGVALVRGGELLADVTATSMDEFARFGGIIPEIASRAHLQSFVPTLNAALEKAGVQLEDVDAIAVTAGPGLVGSLTVGVSAAKALALSLNKPLYGVNHIIGHIAVDQLVHGAFPERFVGLAVSGGHSHLMLVNDIATDVKELGGTLDDAAGEAFDKVGRLLGTPYPGGPHVDKLAQAGDPNAIRFPRGLSKGKDKVNHPYDYSFSGLKTAVARHIEGTLARGEELQRENISAGFQEAVADVLTAKAFQACEDFGCDTLVIGGGFSANSRLRSLAEERAEKYGVTVRIPPIRYCTDNGAMIAALGYSLVMAGVEPSDLGITVNTGLSRDVIVVR, encoded by the coding sequence ATGGGCGTGGAAAAACTAGTTTTGGGAATTGAATCCTCGTGTGACGAGACCGGCGTTGCGCTGGTTCGCGGCGGGGAACTGTTAGCGGACGTAACGGCGACGTCGATGGATGAGTTCGCGCGTTTCGGTGGCATCATTCCGGAGATCGCCTCGCGTGCGCACCTGCAGTCCTTCGTGCCAACCCTGAACGCGGCGCTGGAGAAGGCGGGCGTGCAACTCGAGGATGTGGATGCAATCGCAGTCACGGCCGGTCCTGGCCTGGTCGGTTCGCTCACGGTTGGAGTGTCGGCGGCGAAGGCACTGGCGCTGTCACTGAACAAGCCGCTGTACGGCGTGAACCACATTATTGGTCATATCGCGGTGGATCAGCTGGTCCACGGCGCGTTTCCGGAAAGGTTTGTTGGCTTGGCCGTTTCCGGTGGCCATTCGCACCTCATGCTGGTCAACGACATCGCAACCGACGTCAAGGAACTCGGCGGCACTCTGGACGACGCCGCAGGCGAGGCTTTCGATAAGGTCGGCCGTTTGCTCGGTACGCCGTACCCGGGCGGCCCGCACGTGGATAAGCTCGCGCAGGCAGGCGATCCGAATGCGATCCGGTTCCCGCGTGGCCTGTCCAAGGGCAAGGACAAGGTCAACCACCCCTACGATTACTCGTTCTCTGGTTTGAAGACAGCCGTTGCCCGTCACATCGAAGGAACGCTTGCGCGCGGTGAGGAGCTCCAGCGCGAGAACATTTCGGCTGGTTTCCAGGAAGCGGTCGCGGATGTTCTGACGGCGAAGGCGTTCCAAGCGTGTGAGGATTTCGGCTGCGACACCCTCGTGATCGGCGGCGGCTTCTCGGCAAACTCGCGTCTGCGTTCGCTTGCGGAGGAGCGTGCGGAAAAGTACGGCGTGACCGTGCGTATCCCACCGATCCGATACTGCACCGATAATGGCGCGATGATTGCGGCTCTTGGCTATTCGCTGGTGATGGCGGGCGTGGAGCCGAGCGATCTGGGGATCACGGTGAACACGGGCCTCTCGCGCGATGTGATCGTGGTGCGCTAA
- a CDS encoding class I SAM-dependent methyltransferase — MISSLLTPDGMALLDRLSSYDPQQVFALTAQLRAEGYSPEVVAAALTQARLREAAVAKFGPFAPTMLFTADGLEQSTRLRVSAHHASRLRSAGATSVLDVGCGIGGDSLAFAGLGLDVTAIEISDDAAAAASFNLAQFPTAKVFHTDAFSLDLGSFGADAAWLDPARRAGGRRITNPAEWSPSLETAIEIARGFRSAGIKVAPGIDYRDLPADSRVTWISDGGELLEAVIWLGEAAQTPGREALVLGDGTWQWDPQVDSPQAEAEMAQPRELGEWLYEPDPAIIRSGSVASLAAYLELAPVSQAIAYLSGGEVDSPLLARFRVLDVLPFDAKAIRRELAERGIGRVEIKKRGTDVVPDTFRKKLKLDPKRTGSATLILTPLLGKHQAILAERA, encoded by the coding sequence GTGATTTCTTCGCTTCTCACCCCCGATGGCATGGCGCTCCTCGACCGGCTCAGTAGCTACGATCCGCAGCAGGTTTTCGCGCTCACCGCGCAGCTTCGCGCCGAGGGCTACTCCCCCGAGGTCGTTGCAGCCGCGCTCACGCAGGCGCGCCTGCGCGAGGCGGCGGTAGCGAAGTTCGGACCGTTCGCACCCACCATGCTCTTCACTGCGGACGGGCTCGAGCAGTCCACGCGCCTGCGCGTGTCCGCGCATCACGCCTCGCGGCTACGCTCAGCTGGCGCCACCTCCGTGCTCGACGTCGGGTGCGGAATCGGCGGCGATTCGCTCGCTTTCGCCGGGCTCGGCCTGGACGTGACGGCGATCGAGATTTCCGACGACGCCGCTGCCGCCGCCTCGTTCAACCTCGCACAGTTCCCGACGGCGAAGGTTTTCCACACGGACGCGTTTTCGCTGGATCTTGGCTCGTTCGGCGCCGACGCTGCGTGGCTCGATCCCGCCCGCCGCGCTGGCGGCCGCCGGATCACGAACCCGGCCGAGTGGTCGCCGTCGCTGGAGACGGCCATCGAGATTGCACGGGGCTTCCGTAGTGCCGGCATCAAGGTGGCGCCCGGGATCGACTATCGCGATCTGCCGGCCGATTCGCGAGTCACGTGGATTTCCGACGGTGGCGAGCTTCTCGAGGCCGTGATTTGGCTGGGCGAGGCGGCGCAAACTCCGGGCCGCGAGGCGCTCGTTCTGGGGGACGGCACGTGGCAGTGGGATCCGCAGGTGGATTCCCCGCAGGCCGAGGCCGAGATGGCGCAGCCGCGCGAGCTCGGCGAGTGGCTGTACGAGCCCGATCCGGCGATTATTCGCTCGGGATCGGTGGCTTCACTCGCCGCTTACCTCGAGCTGGCGCCCGTTTCGCAGGCTATCGCCTACCTCAGCGGCGGCGAGGTTGATTCGCCGCTTCTTGCTCGTTTCCGCGTGCTCGATGTGCTGCCGTTCGATGCGAAAGCGATCCGGCGCGAGCTTGCCGAGCGCGGGATCGGCCGGGTGGAAATCAAGAAGCGAGGCACCGACGTCGTGCCGGATACGTTCCGGAAGAAACTCAAGCTCGATCCGAAACGTACCGGTAGCGCAACACTGATTCTCACGCCGCTGCTCGGCAAGCACCAGGCGATCCTCGCCGAGCGGGCGTGA
- the groES gene encoding co-chaperone GroES → MSVSIKPLDDRIVIRQVSAEQTTASGLVLPDTAKEKPQEGEVLAVGPGRVDDNGNRVAMDVKVGDKVIYSKYGGTEVKYGEDEFIILSQRDVLAVVER, encoded by the coding sequence ATGTCGGTTTCCATTAAGCCGCTTGACGATCGCATCGTCATCCGCCAGGTTTCCGCTGAGCAGACCACCGCTTCTGGCCTGGTCCTGCCCGATACCGCGAAGGAAAAGCCCCAGGAGGGCGAGGTTCTGGCCGTGGGCCCGGGCCGAGTTGATGACAACGGCAACCGCGTCGCGATGGACGTCAAGGTTGGCGACAAGGTGATCTACTCCAAGTATGGCGGCACCGAGGTCAAGTATGGCGAGGATGAGTTCATCATCCTCTCCCAGCGCGACGTTCTCGCAGTGGTCGAGCGCTGA
- a CDS encoding WhiB family transcriptional regulator has protein sequence MVARIKDVDGALVDFWDWQLLGACNSMDPEFFFHPEGERGGPRRRRIERAKRICQACPVIEQCREYALSHNEPYGVWGGMSEEERNRVVARRRHAPTA, from the coding sequence TTGGTAGCTCGCATCAAAGATGTTGACGGTGCCCTTGTGGATTTTTGGGACTGGCAGCTTCTCGGCGCTTGCAACTCGATGGATCCGGAATTCTTCTTCCATCCCGAAGGCGAACGCGGTGGCCCGCGTCGTCGTCGCATCGAGCGCGCGAAGCGCATCTGCCAGGCTTGCCCGGTGATCGAACAGTGCCGTGAGTATGCACTCTCCCACAACGAGCCGTATGGCGTATGGGGCGGCATGTCGGAAGAGGAACGCAACCGTGTGGTTGCCCGCCGTCGTCACGCACCGACAGCCTGA